One genomic segment of Hippoglossus hippoglossus isolate fHipHip1 chromosome 22, fHipHip1.pri, whole genome shotgun sequence includes these proteins:
- the peli2 gene encoding E3 ubiquitin-protein ligase pellino homolog 2 isoform X2, with product MFSSSQEEHCAPSKDPVKYGELVVLGYNGSLPNGDRGRRKSRFALYRRTKANGVKPSTVHILNTPQAVNCKGQHSISYTLSRNQTVVVEYCHDKDTDMFQIGRSTESPIDFVVTDTVAGGQEGEETPITQSTISRFACRVVCERLPPFTARIYAAGFDSSKNIFLGEKAAKWKNPDGHMDGLTTNGVLVMHPRGGFTEESKPGVWREISVCGDVYTLRETRSAQTPGKLVEIESNILQDGSLVDLCGATLLWRTAEGLFHTPTQKHLEALRQEINAARPQCPVGLNTLAFPSMQRSRALSSLEDKQPWVYLTCGHVHGYHNWGHRSEHEASTQRECPMCRMVGPYVPLWLGCEAAFYVDTGAPTHAFVPCGHVCSEKSVKYWAEIPLPHGTHAFHAACPFCATQLNLSQGCLKLIFQGPVD from the exons ATGTTTTCGTCGAGCCAAGAGGAGCACTGCGCCCCGTCCAAAGACCCGGTGAAGTACGGGGAGCTGGTGGTGCTGGG GTACAATGGCTCTCTGCCCAATGGAGATCGGGGTCGACGGAAAAGCAGATTTGCGCTATACAGGAGGACCAAAGCCAACGGTGTTAAGCCGAGCACTGTGCACATCCTCAACACACCCCAG gCTGTGAACTGTAAAGGCCAACACAGCATCTCCTACACACTGTCCAGGAACCAGACGGTAGTGGTGGAGTACTGCCAtgataaagacacagacatgtttcAG atTGGGCGTTCCACAGAGAGTCCCATAGACTTTGTGGTGACTGACACAGTAGCAGGAGgccaggagggagaggagactCCCATCACACAGAGCACCATCTCCCGCTTCGCCTGCCGGGTCGTCTGTGAGCGCCTCCCTCCCTTCACTGCCCGCATCTATGCAGCCGGGTTCGACTCCTCCAAAAACATCTTCCTTGGG GAGAAAGCTGCTAAATGGAAAAACCCTGATGGTCACATGGACGGCCTAACAACCAATGGCGTGCTGGTAATGCACCCCAGGGGTGGATTCACAGAAGAGTCCAAACCCGGCGTATGGAGAGAGATCTCTGTTTGTGGGGACGTTTACACACTGAGAGAGACCCGCTCAGCACAGACCCCCGGCAAACTG GTGGAGATTGAGAGTAATATACTGCAGGACGGCTCCCTGGTGGATCTATGTGGAGCTACTTTGCTGTGGCGTACAGCAGAAGGCCTCTTCCACACTCCCACCCAAAAACACCTGGAGGCTCTCAGGCAGGAGATCAACGCAGCACGGCCCCAGTGTCCCGTAGGCCTCAACACACTCGCCTTCCCCAGCATGCAGCGCAGCCGTGCCCTTTCCTCCCTGGAGGACAAGCAGCCTTGGGTGTATTTGACGTGTGGCCACGTGCACGGTTACCACAACTGGGGCCACCGTTCAGAGCATGAGGCCAGCACCCAGCGGGAGTGTCCCATGTGCCGGATGGTGGGGCCGTATGTACCACTGTGGCTGGGCTGCGAAGCGGCCTTCTACGTGGACACAGGTGCCCCCACGCATGCCTTCGTACCATGTGGACACGTGTGTTCAGAGAAGTCCGTCAAGTACTGGGCGGAGATCCCTCTGCCTCACGGCACCCACGCTTTCCACGCCGCCTGCCCCTTCTGTGCCACACAGCTCAACCTTAGTCAGGGCTGTCTCAAGCTAATCTTCCAGGGCCCTGTGGACTGA
- the peli2 gene encoding E3 ubiquitin-protein ligase pellino homolog 2 isoform X1, translating into MFSSSQEEHCAPSKDPVKYGELVVLGYNGSLPNGDRGRRKSRFALYRRTKANGVKPSTVHILNTPQASKAVNCKGQHSISYTLSRNQTVVVEYCHDKDTDMFQIGRSTESPIDFVVTDTVAGGQEGEETPITQSTISRFACRVVCERLPPFTARIYAAGFDSSKNIFLGEKAAKWKNPDGHMDGLTTNGVLVMHPRGGFTEESKPGVWREISVCGDVYTLRETRSAQTPGKLVEIESNILQDGSLVDLCGATLLWRTAEGLFHTPTQKHLEALRQEINAARPQCPVGLNTLAFPSMQRSRALSSLEDKQPWVYLTCGHVHGYHNWGHRSEHEASTQRECPMCRMVGPYVPLWLGCEAAFYVDTGAPTHAFVPCGHVCSEKSVKYWAEIPLPHGTHAFHAACPFCATQLNLSQGCLKLIFQGPVD; encoded by the exons ATGTTTTCGTCGAGCCAAGAGGAGCACTGCGCCCCGTCCAAAGACCCGGTGAAGTACGGGGAGCTGGTGGTGCTGGG GTACAATGGCTCTCTGCCCAATGGAGATCGGGGTCGACGGAAAAGCAGATTTGCGCTATACAGGAGGACCAAAGCCAACGGTGTTAAGCCGAGCACTGTGCACATCCTCAACACACCCCAGGCCAGTAAG gCTGTGAACTGTAAAGGCCAACACAGCATCTCCTACACACTGTCCAGGAACCAGACGGTAGTGGTGGAGTACTGCCAtgataaagacacagacatgtttcAG atTGGGCGTTCCACAGAGAGTCCCATAGACTTTGTGGTGACTGACACAGTAGCAGGAGgccaggagggagaggagactCCCATCACACAGAGCACCATCTCCCGCTTCGCCTGCCGGGTCGTCTGTGAGCGCCTCCCTCCCTTCACTGCCCGCATCTATGCAGCCGGGTTCGACTCCTCCAAAAACATCTTCCTTGGG GAGAAAGCTGCTAAATGGAAAAACCCTGATGGTCACATGGACGGCCTAACAACCAATGGCGTGCTGGTAATGCACCCCAGGGGTGGATTCACAGAAGAGTCCAAACCCGGCGTATGGAGAGAGATCTCTGTTTGTGGGGACGTTTACACACTGAGAGAGACCCGCTCAGCACAGACCCCCGGCAAACTG GTGGAGATTGAGAGTAATATACTGCAGGACGGCTCCCTGGTGGATCTATGTGGAGCTACTTTGCTGTGGCGTACAGCAGAAGGCCTCTTCCACACTCCCACCCAAAAACACCTGGAGGCTCTCAGGCAGGAGATCAACGCAGCACGGCCCCAGTGTCCCGTAGGCCTCAACACACTCGCCTTCCCCAGCATGCAGCGCAGCCGTGCCCTTTCCTCCCTGGAGGACAAGCAGCCTTGGGTGTATTTGACGTGTGGCCACGTGCACGGTTACCACAACTGGGGCCACCGTTCAGAGCATGAGGCCAGCACCCAGCGGGAGTGTCCCATGTGCCGGATGGTGGGGCCGTATGTACCACTGTGGCTGGGCTGCGAAGCGGCCTTCTACGTGGACACAGGTGCCCCCACGCATGCCTTCGTACCATGTGGACACGTGTGTTCAGAGAAGTCCGTCAAGTACTGGGCGGAGATCCCTCTGCCTCACGGCACCCACGCTTTCCACGCCGCCTGCCCCTTCTGTGCCACACAGCTCAACCTTAGTCAGGGCTGTCTCAAGCTAATCTTCCAGGGCCCTGTGGACTGA